From Actinopolyspora lacussalsi, a single genomic window includes:
- a CDS encoding pimeloyl-ACP methyl ester carboxylesterase (product_source=COG0596; cath_funfam=3.40.50.1820; cog=COG0596; pfam=PF12697; superfamily=53474): MITRTSSEPWALSQRIRVPGGEVAAEVFGEGPPVVLVHGAPSWSYLWRGVVPSLARNHTVYVWDLPGFGDSRLAPGVWPSIELQARTLAELVDHWGLSEPGLVGHDIGGGIVMRAHLIEQVPTRGLALLDAAVLGPWNTPFTEHQQRYPQAYRTMPEDVFTDVIDKRLRSACHRRMSEEVAEAYLSQWSGQAGQNRWIDQVVSVSFNDTREAVAKLDRVTAPTLVLWGEQDQWLSTTTGDRLAAAIPGAQRANITAAGHFVAEDNPNDTADALLRFFG, encoded by the coding sequence CCCGGGCGGCGAAGTGGCCGCCGAGGTGTTCGGCGAAGGACCTCCCGTGGTGCTGGTGCACGGCGCGCCGTCCTGGTCCTATCTGTGGCGTGGCGTCGTGCCCTCGCTGGCTCGGAACCACACCGTGTACGTATGGGACTTGCCGGGGTTCGGCGATTCCCGGCTCGCCCCCGGCGTGTGGCCCTCCATCGAGCTGCAGGCACGGACCCTGGCCGAGCTGGTCGACCACTGGGGACTCAGTGAACCCGGCCTGGTCGGGCACGACATCGGTGGGGGAATCGTGATGCGGGCCCACCTGATCGAACAGGTCCCCACCCGAGGACTCGCCCTGCTGGACGCCGCTGTGCTCGGCCCGTGGAACACCCCGTTCACCGAACACCAGCAACGGTACCCGCAGGCCTACCGCACGATGCCAGAGGACGTCTTCACCGACGTCATCGACAAACGCCTTCGCAGCGCCTGCCACCGGCGGATGTCCGAGGAAGTGGCGGAAGCCTACCTGTCCCAGTGGTCCGGGCAGGCGGGACAGAACCGCTGGATCGACCAGGTGGTCAGCGTCAGCTTCAACGACACCCGCGAGGCCGTGGCCAAGCTGGACCGGGTCACCGCCCCCACCCTGGTCCTGTGGGGCGAACAGGACCAATGGCTGAGCACCACCACGGGCGACCGCCTCGCCGCCGCCATCCCCGGCGCACAACGCGCAAACATCACGGCAGCCGGACACTTCGTGGCCGAGGACAACCCGAACGACACCGCCGACGCACTACTACGATTCTTCGGTTAA